Below is a genomic region from Candidatus Ozemobacteraceae bacterium.
GTCGTGTACACGGTTGAATTCACGGAAGTGAATCTCACGACCGCCTACATCCAGGATATTTACGGGGAAGGCGTGCGTTCGACGCAGTTGTTCAGCGGCATCAAGCTCAATCTGACCGTCACGCGCAAGTAAGTTCGGAAAAGGGGGCGCCTGCGGAATGCTGTTTCAGATGCTCGGGTTCGCGTTCGGGCTGGTGATGGCCGTTCATTATTACGTGCTGTTGGTTTTTCTTCCTGCCCTCATCGATGCGTTTCTCGGCGACGAATAACCGGCAGGCGCCGGAAGGTACGGCTTCATCGTCGGAGGGTGTTGACCCCGTTTTCGCCCTGCGCTAAGATTGTACACACTTCCAGGTTCTGTGCTGGTATGAATTTTGCTCTTTCCACTTGGCAAATCACTCATGAGGATACGAGGAGGCGGCCATGGCACGCGGACAGGATGCGCGCGACCTGAAGAAAATGTCGCGTGAGGAGCTGTACAAGCTTGCTCAAAAATTCAACATCAAGGGGCGCTCTGCGCTGACGAAAGATCAATTGATTGAGCAGTTGACGCCGCTCCTGGCATCCGATGACCCTCCCCAGCCAGCGGTTGCGACGAAACCGGCCGCGATGAAAAGCGCCGCTCCCGAGGGCACTTCCGAAAAACCCGCGACGAAAAAGCGCGCTTCCAGAAAGACCGCCGTCGAAGAGCCTGAGATCCCTGCCCGGCGCACGCCGGTCCCGGGAAAACAGAGCGTGGCGGCCCTTGAACCGAACGCTCAGACGTCCGACAAGCGGGCCATCCCTGGGTATGAAGAGCAGACTCGCGCCAAGCAGGTCGTCAACCGCCCGATTCCCGATACGGCGCGCCCCGGCGAAGAGCGCCTCACCGGCGAACTGCCTCTCGGCTACGGCGACACCCGCATCGTGCTCCAGGTGCGCGACCCGCACTGGGCGCACGCCTACTGGGACGTCGCGGACCGCACCCGCCAGCAGCTGCGGAACGCCATCGGCGGCGAGGCCTACGACCGGTCGCTGTTCGTGCTTCGCGTCTACGACGTGACGGATATCGTCTTCGACGGGCTGAACGCGCACAGTTACTACGACATTCATATTTTCGAAGGCGCCAACAACTGGTATCTCAATCTCGGCCGTCCCGACTGCTCCTTCCTCGTCGATCTCGGCCTCATCACACCGTCGGGAGAGTTCGTCCTGATCGCGCGCAGCAACTCGATCCGGACCCCGCGCGACACCTACAGCGAGACGATCGACGACAAGTGGATGGTGCTCGACGAGGAGTTCCGCGAGATCTATCGCGCATCCGGCGGTTTCAACGTCGGCGCGAGCAGCGGCGAGCTTCGCCATGCGCTGACCCAGCGGCTTTCCGAGCAACTGAGTTCGGGCGCGCTGAGTTCGGCGGCCTTGAGTTCGGCAGCGCTGAGCTCCGAATCTCTCTCTTCTCCCGGCGTCGGCCGCGGCGCCCCGCAGAAGGGAAAAGATTTCTGGCTCGTCGTGAATACCGAACTGATCGTATACGGCGCGACCGAGCCCGATGCGACCCTGACGGTCCAGGGGCACCACGTGAAACTGCGGCCGGACGGCACGTTCACGCTGCGGTTCGCCCTCCCGGACGGACATCAGAATATCCCGGTCCGCGCCGTGAATGCCGACGGCGACATGGAGCGGACGATCACGCCGGTCGTCGAGAAAACGACGCGCTGATGCGCGTCCCGTAGGCGCCCTCCGGGGCGGAAAGGCCTGTACGTCATGAGCAACGGCTATCTTTGTCTGGTTTTGCACGCGCATCTTCCGTATGTCCGGCATCCCGAGCATGCGGACATGATGGAGGAGCGGTGGCTGTTCGAAGCCATCACCGAGACCTACATCCCGTTGATCGAGTGTTACCAGAAGCTCGTCGACGACGGCGTCGATTTCCGCATCACGATGTCGCTGACGCCTCCGCTGATGGGCATGCTCACCGATTCCCTCCTGCAGGAGCGGTATATCAAGCATCTCGAGCTGCTGATCGAGCTTTCCGAGAAGGAAGTCGACCGCACGCGCTGGATGCCGGAGTTTCACGACACGGCGCTGATGTACCGCGAGCGGCTGACGCGGGCGCGGCGGCTGTTCTGCGACGAGTATCAGTGCAATCTGGTGCGGGCGTTCCGCAAGTTCCAGGACCTGGGAAATCTCGAGATCATCACCTGCTGCGCCACGCATGGGTATCTCCCGCTGATGGAGCTGTACCGGCCGGCGGTGCGCGCCCAGATCGAGCTGGCGGCGAACGATTACGAGCGCCATCTCGGCCGCAGGCCGCGGGGCATCTGGCTGGCCGAGTGCGCGTTCAACCCCGGTGACGACAAGGTGCTCGCCGATCACGGCATCCGGTTCTTCTTCACCGACGCGCACGGCGTTCTCCACGCGCATCCGAGGCCCCGCTACGGCGTGTTCGCGCCGTTGTTCACGCCTTCGGGCGTGGCCGCGTTTGGCCGCGATCTCGAGAGCAGCAAGCAGGTCTGGTCTGCGGAAGAGGGCTACCCGGGCGATTTCGACTACCGCGAGTTCTACCGCGACATCGGGTTTGATCTCGACCTCGATTATATTCGTCCCTATATTCACGAGTCCGGCATTCGGTTGAACACGGGCATCAAGTATCACCGCATCACGACCAGAGGCGGCGGTCACAAGGAACCCTACAACCGCCGCGTCGCGCTGGCGAAGGCCGAAATGCACGCCGGCCACTTCATGTGGTGCCGCGAGCGCCAGGTCGAGTATCTGAACACGCTCATGGATCGTCCGCCGATCATCGTCTCGCCGTACGACGCCGAACTGTTCGGCCACTGGTGGTACGAAGGGCCTGATTTCATCCATTATCTGTTGCGCAAGGTCGCATGCGACAGCCGGAAGCTGCAGCTGATCACGCCGTCCGAATACCTGTCGGCGCACCCGAAGAATCAGGTGGCCATGCCCTCGATGTCGTCGTGGGGCCACAAGGGATACCATGAGGTCTGGCTCGAGGGAAACAACGACTGGGTCTACCGGCACCTGCACAAGGCCGCCGAACGCATGATCGAACTGGCCGACCGGTACCCGCACGCCGAGGGGACGAAACGGCGCGCCCTCAACCAGGCCGCGCGCGAGCTCCTGCTGGCGCAGGCCTCCGACTGGGCGTTCATCATGAAGACCGGCACGACGGTTCCCTACGCGGTCAAGCGCACGAAGGACCACTGCGTTCGGTTCACCCGCCTGTATCACGACATCAGCGCCGACGCCGTCGACGAGAACTGGCTGTCGGAAGTCGAGTCGCGTGATAATATATTTCCACAGATAGATTACAGGCTCTATGCGACGTCCAGGTGACGTTCTGACGCATGGCTGAGTCGAACGGTTCGCTCGGCGGCGAACGAAGCTGGTTCTGGGGCGGGTTCGCCGACCGGAACGCCGGGCTCATCTTCGCTCTGTGCGCCATTTTCCTCGCCGTCCTGCTGTTCGGCAGCAAGTCGCTGGAGGGAGTCGAGGAGTATCTCCACGCACTCTATTTCCAGGTCGGGTACGAGCCGGAAGTGACGAGGGGCGATATCCTCATCATCAAGAAGGATGAGCATACGTCCGAACTGCTCGAGCGGAACCCGGACCGCGGGGATTTCGCCTCGATCCTGCGGACCTTGACGCAGCCGCATTTCGTCAAATATTCTTCGGGGGGGCGACCGGCCTATTACGGCGGAATCGAGCTGAAGTTCGGCCGTTTCGAGATGAAAAGCTGCCCGGTCGTCAGTTCGCTCAACGAGTGGGATCGCGCGATCCTCGCGAACCGGGCGAAGGAGACCGGCGGAAAAGCCCCCGAACGGCCGTCGATTACCTCGTTTTTCGGCTTTTCCGAACGTCTCTGGACTCCGAAGGGAACCAGCGTCCTGAAGGTGTTCGAACTGCCCGACGCGTATCCGCCCAAAGACGTCGAAAAGATCGACGATGCGGTGCTCGAAAAGTGGGAGGCGTTTTTCCTCGGCCTCTTCCAGGGATATGTAACGATCGATATACGAGCTGCGCCCGACAGCGAGACGGCGTTCTCGATCACGGCGCTGTTCAACCGGCCGGGCCTGCCGCCCGGCAGATGGGTGACGCCGGCCTCCGTCGTCGCCTGGGACTTCGTGCTCCAGGGAAAGAAACTCGAAGATGCCGAACATGACAGGGAATTGATACGGGCGATCGCATCGGCCAGCGTGCCGATCGTTCTCGCCGCCCAGGTCAACGAATCGGTCGTGAGCGAAAAGACCGTCGTCGCGGACGGCCCCGATGCCGGACGGGTTATCTACAATACGGCGAAGCGGATATCCCTGGTCATGCCGGAAAAGGAATTTGTCACCGGTCTTGCGGATCTCGCGTTCATCAATGTCGGCGTCACCGGCAAGGGGAACGTGAACCGGTTGCCCCTGTTCATCGAACCCCCTGGGAACAACCGTCTGGAGCCGTCGTTCTGCCTCCGAACCTCCGCCAGCGCTCTCGACAGGCGCGCCGGCCTCGATTCCACCGCTTCCGACTCGTATGTTGCCTCCATGAAACGCGAGCTCGAGCGGATAACCCCGCTCTGGCAGAAAGGCGCGTATCAGGGTGGCTTCCGCCTCAGGGATATCGACATCCCCTGCGATAACAGGGGCCTGTTCACGATCAAATATGTGGGATCGGTCCAGAGGATCGGCAACCATCCCCCGGTGTTCCCGGCTGTCTCGTTTTACGAGTGTTTCGATGCCGATCACCTGATGGAATGCGCTTCTGCCGCGACAGACCCGAAAAACGCGGAGAAACTCGACCCGGCGAAGGCGCACATGAACACGCTCATCCGGCGCGATTTCGGAAACCGGATCTGCATGGCGGGGCCGTTCGAGGCGACGGATTTCGACTTCTACTCGACGCCGCTGAGCGTGAAGACGCCCTTCAACAAGTTGAAAGAGCAGTTGTTCGGCATCGAGATCCACGCGAATGCCGTCCAGAATATCGTCGACAGGAATTTTCTGCGCGCTCCGGATATGCACGTCACGTTCGGGCTTCTCATCCTGGGAACCCTGACGTTGGGCTTCCTGCTGGACCGCTCCGGTCCGGGAGCCGGGGTCGTCCTGCTGCTCATGGGAACGGGCGGCGTGAGCTGGCTGGCCTACCATTCCTACCACGCGTGGGGCCGGCTGATGGTCATTTCGCCGTGTCTGGTCAGCTTCCCGATCACCTGGGCGGCCACGGTTCTGACGAACTATTTCCGCCAGCGGGCGAAGGCGAACACGACGAAGGCGATGTTCTCCCGGTTCGTTTCGAAAGATGTCGTGCAATATATGCTCGAACACCCCGACCTGGTCAGGCCTGGCGGGCAGAAGGTCGAGATGACGGTGTTCTTCTCCGACGTCGCCGGGTTCACCTCGATTTCCGAAGCTCTGACGCCTGAAGAACTGGTCGTGTTGCTCAACGAGTATCTCGGAACCATGACGGACATCCTGTTCAAATACGGCGGAACGCTCGACAAGTTCATCGGCGATGCGGTCATGGCGTTCTGGAACTTCCCGAAAAGCCAGCCCGATCACGCGGTGAGAGCCTGCCTGTGCGCGCTCGAAATGCAGGCGACGATCACCGAACTCCAGAAGGGGTGGGCCAAGCGCGGGCTCCCGAAGGTCGCGGCCCGGGCCGGTATGAACACGGCGCACGTGGTCGTCGGCTACATGGGCTCGATCAAGGCCCAGATGAACTTCACCTGCATGGGCGACGGCGTCAACCTCGCTTCCCGCCTTGAGGGCGCGAACAAGGAATACGGCACGATGATGATGATCTCCGACGCGACCTACCAGCAGGCGAAAGAGCGCGTGACGGCGCGGTTCCTCGACTTTCTGGCCGTGAAAGGGAAGAAGGAGCCCGTCAAGGTGCATGAACTCGTTTGCGAGAAGGGCAAGGAACCCCCGGGCTGGAGCGAACTCGCGGAACTGTACGATACCGGTATCAAGCTGCATCTCGACCGGAAATGGGACGAGGCGATCGCCAAATTCGAAGAGGTGCTTGCCCGGTGGCCCGATGACGGTCCGAGCAAGACCTACATCGGCCGCTGCCAGGAATACAAGATCAACCCGCCGCCGGAAAACTGGGACGGCAGTTATCACCTGACGCACAAATAATCGCCGCGCTTCTCGCCAATTCGTGCCGGATGTGGTAAATACTGTGCATGGAATCATACAACGTCGAGCCTCTTCTCAGTGAGGCTCTGATCATCGAAGACACCGACACGCTTTCCCGATTTCTCGACAGCGTCGCCGATACCGACGTGGTTGCCGTCGATACCGAGTCGGCCGGGTTTTACAAATACCGTGCGATCGTGAACCTCGTCCAGGTTTCCACGCGCACGCGCGCCGCGCTGATCGATCCGCAGGCGTTCGCCGATTTTTCCCCCCTGGCCCGGTTCGCGAAGGAGCGGGACTGCGAATGGCTGTTCCACGGCGGCGATTACGACGCCGCGATTCTCGCCCGCGAGCTCAACGTGCATGTTCGGAAGATTTTCGACACGCGCATCGCGGCCGAGATGATCGGCTCGAACGAGCTCGGTCTGAGCGCTCTGGCCGAACGCTATCTCGGTTTTCCCCTCGACAAGAAACTGCAGCGGTGCGACTGGTCGCGCCGGCCGCTGACGCCGGGTATGATCAAATACGGGTTGCTCGACGCGATCTGCCTTGTTCCGATCCGCGACGCTATGTATGCCGAGCTCGAACGGCTTGGCCGGCTCGATTGGGCCCGGGAGGAGTTCGAGGTTCTCACCGAGCGGTTCGTCAACTCTCCGCGCCTGCCGATGCACGATAATCCATACGCGTATCTGATCAAGGGGTCCGCCCGCATGCCGATCAGACAGATAGCGATCCTGAAGGAAGTCTGGACGCTGCGCGAGCGGATCGCCGAAAAGATCGACCGCGCCCCCTTCATGGTGATCGGAAATCAGGCGCTGCTCGATATCGCGCGCCAGGCGCCGCGCAGTCTCGCGGGGCTTTCGGTCATCAAGCAGATCGGCCGCGACTTCATCGCCCGCTACGGCCGCGATGTGCAGGAAGCGGTCAAGCGCGGCCTGGAAGCCCCCACCGAGGGCCTGTTGCCGCCGTCTCGCCCGCGCCACGAACAGAACTTTTTCACCTCCTGGGAAGGCGATCTCGTCAGAGCCCTGCGCGACCGGCGCAACGCCGTCGCGGCCCGACTCGGGATGCCGCCGGCTTTGCTGACCGATCCCGAAGTCCTTGGGGTGCTGGCAAAAGAGCGACCGACCGAGATTGCCGGGATGAAAAAAATCCCCGGATTCAGAAACTGGCAGGTCGAGCTTCTGTTTGATGAATATCTTCCGATATTGAATCGCGAGCCGCCGGCGGGGCCCGTCGGCCGGAGGCGGCGCAGGCGCAGAAAGCCGGCCCCGGCTTCCGGTGGCGGCGAGTGATTTCCACCGCCGTCAGCCTGTTTCTGGGAAGCGTCGCCGTTCTGGCGCTGCCCAGGCTGGTTCCGGGGATCAAGATCCGGGACTACGGCTCGGCGCTGAGGCTCGTGATCGCAATGGCCCTGATCGGGACCTTCGTGAACCTGGTTCTCGGGTTTTTCACGCTCGGCCTCTGGCGGGTGTTCCAGGCGCTGTCGCTGGGCGCGCTCTCCCTGCTGGTAAACACGTTCGCGCTTGATTTCGCCTCGGACATCGTCGGGGGCGTCGAAGTTGACAGCTTTTCCAGCGCATTCCGGGGCGGCCTCGTGGTGACGATCTGGACGTATTTCCTGTGGATCCTGATCCCGGCCTGAGCGCTGCGGACCACCCGCAGAAGGCGGTAAGCGGAACGCCGGCCCCCGGTTGGGTGGGTGCTCGTTCTTCGCTCCTTGCGGCATGGGTGCCCGAGATCGTTTTTCTGAGCATCTGCGCCTGGCTGTTTGTCGCCGACCTGAATGCGAACGGACGGCCGTGGGGCTTCCCCCTCGACGACGCCTGGATACACATGACCTTCGGCCGGAACCTCGCCCAGGGCGCCGGCTTCGGCGTCAACCCCGGGGAGCCGTGCGGGGCCTCGACGAGCGTTCTCTGGTCGCTCTGGCTGGCCGCTCTGCACCTGCTGCCCGCGCGATTCGGCCTGGCCGGGGTGATCGCCTGCGTCAAGGCGAGCGGCGTTTTTCTCGGACTGGCCGCCATCGCCGGCACGAGGCGGTTCCTGCGCGCGGCGGGGCTTTCTCCTCGGGAAACGCTCGCCGGGCTGTTGCTGACGCTCGCCGCGTATCCGCTTTCATGGGCTGCCCTCTCGGGAATGGAAGTGCCGCTTACCTGTGCGCTGTGCGCCTGGGCGGCCGCATATCAGGCCGAAGCCGCGAACGGGGCGAATTCCGGCCGCGCCCGCCGGATTGCCGCCGTCCTCTGGGCGCTTGCGACCATCGCCAGGCCTGAAAATGCCGTCTTTCTTGCCGCGGCCGTCCTCCTCATGAGCCGGCATGAGGAGCAGGGACGGCTTTCAGGTATGGTTCGACTCGCCGGATG
It encodes:
- a CDS encoding DUF4912 domain-containing protein, whose product is MARGQDARDLKKMSREELYKLAQKFNIKGRSALTKDQLIEQLTPLLASDDPPQPAVATKPAAMKSAAPEGTSEKPATKKRASRKTAVEEPEIPARRTPVPGKQSVAALEPNAQTSDKRAIPGYEEQTRAKQVVNRPIPDTARPGEERLTGELPLGYGDTRIVLQVRDPHWAHAYWDVADRTRQQLRNAIGGEAYDRSLFVLRVYDVTDIVFDGLNAHSYYDIHIFEGANNWYLNLGRPDCSFLVDLGLITPSGEFVLIARSNSIRTPRDTYSETIDDKWMVLDEEFREIYRASGGFNVGASSGELRHALTQRLSEQLSSGALSSAALSSAALSSESLSSPGVGRGAPQKGKDFWLVVNTELIVYGATEPDATLTVQGHHVKLRPDGTFTLRFALPDGHQNIPVRAVNADGDMERTITPVVEKTTR
- a CDS encoding DUF1957 domain-containing protein, with protein sequence MSNGYLCLVLHAHLPYVRHPEHADMMEERWLFEAITETYIPLIECYQKLVDDGVDFRITMSLTPPLMGMLTDSLLQERYIKHLELLIELSEKEVDRTRWMPEFHDTALMYRERLTRARRLFCDEYQCNLVRAFRKFQDLGNLEIITCCATHGYLPLMELYRPAVRAQIELAANDYERHLGRRPRGIWLAECAFNPGDDKVLADHGIRFFFTDAHGVLHAHPRPRYGVFAPLFTPSGVAAFGRDLESSKQVWSAEEGYPGDFDYREFYRDIGFDLDLDYIRPYIHESGIRLNTGIKYHRITTRGGGHKEPYNRRVALAKAEMHAGHFMWCRERQVEYLNTLMDRPPIIVSPYDAELFGHWWYEGPDFIHYLLRKVACDSRKLQLITPSEYLSAHPKNQVAMPSMSSWGHKGYHEVWLEGNNDWVYRHLHKAAERMIELADRYPHAEGTKRRALNQAARELLLAQASDWAFIMKTGTTVPYAVKRTKDHCVRFTRLYHDISADAVDENWLSEVESRDNIFPQIDYRLYATSR
- a CDS encoding adenylate/guanylate cyclase domain-containing protein, coding for MAESNGSLGGERSWFWGGFADRNAGLIFALCAIFLAVLLFGSKSLEGVEEYLHALYFQVGYEPEVTRGDILIIKKDEHTSELLERNPDRGDFASILRTLTQPHFVKYSSGGRPAYYGGIELKFGRFEMKSCPVVSSLNEWDRAILANRAKETGGKAPERPSITSFFGFSERLWTPKGTSVLKVFELPDAYPPKDVEKIDDAVLEKWEAFFLGLFQGYVTIDIRAAPDSETAFSITALFNRPGLPPGRWVTPASVVAWDFVLQGKKLEDAEHDRELIRAIASASVPIVLAAQVNESVVSEKTVVADGPDAGRVIYNTAKRISLVMPEKEFVTGLADLAFINVGVTGKGNVNRLPLFIEPPGNNRLEPSFCLRTSASALDRRAGLDSTASDSYVASMKRELERITPLWQKGAYQGGFRLRDIDIPCDNRGLFTIKYVGSVQRIGNHPPVFPAVSFYECFDADHLMECASAATDPKNAEKLDPAKAHMNTLIRRDFGNRICMAGPFEATDFDFYSTPLSVKTPFNKLKEQLFGIEIHANAVQNIVDRNFLRAPDMHVTFGLLILGTLTLGFLLDRSGPGAGVVLLLMGTGGVSWLAYHSYHAWGRLMVISPCLVSFPITWAATVLTNYFRQRAKANTTKAMFSRFVSKDVVQYMLEHPDLVRPGGQKVEMTVFFSDVAGFTSISEALTPEELVVLLNEYLGTMTDILFKYGGTLDKFIGDAVMAFWNFPKSQPDHAVRACLCALEMQATITELQKGWAKRGLPKVAARAGMNTAHVVVGYMGSIKAQMNFTCMGDGVNLASRLEGANKEYGTMMMISDATYQQAKERVTARFLDFLAVKGKKEPVKVHELVCEKGKEPPGWSELAELYDTGIKLHLDRKWDEAIAKFEEVLARWPDDGPSKTYIGRCQEYKINPPPENWDGSYHLTHK
- a CDS encoding HRDC domain-containing protein, with translation MESYNVEPLLSEALIIEDTDTLSRFLDSVADTDVVAVDTESAGFYKYRAIVNLVQVSTRTRAALIDPQAFADFSPLARFAKERDCEWLFHGGDYDAAILARELNVHVRKIFDTRIAAEMIGSNELGLSALAERYLGFPLDKKLQRCDWSRRPLTPGMIKYGLLDAICLVPIRDAMYAELERLGRLDWAREEFEVLTERFVNSPRLPMHDNPYAYLIKGSARMPIRQIAILKEVWTLRERIAEKIDRAPFMVIGNQALLDIARQAPRSLAGLSVIKQIGRDFIARYGRDVQEAVKRGLEAPTEGLLPPSRPRHEQNFFTSWEGDLVRALRDRRNAVAARLGMPPALLTDPEVLGVLAKERPTEIAGMKKIPGFRNWQVELLFDEYLPILNREPPAGPVGRRRRRRRKPAPASGGGE
- a CDS encoding phage holin family protein, giving the protein MISTAVSLFLGSVAVLALPRLVPGIKIRDYGSALRLVIAMALIGTFVNLVLGFFTLGLWRVFQALSLGALSLLVNTFALDFASDIVGGVEVDSFSSAFRGGLVVTIWTYFLWILIPA